The Halogeometricum borinquense DSM 11551 region CTGGTGGCGCGGTGTCGATGCTTCCCCAAGAGGGTTCGTTAGAAATCGATCCCGATCCGCGCTTAGAACGGGAAGCCGAAGAAACCGCTCAGCAGGTCATGTCGGACGGACCGGTCGTGCTTAGTCGGATGGGAATGGACGTTCACATCCAGCGGGCGGCAAGCGGATATCACGGAACTCGGCGGGCTACCAAAGAGGACTGGCAGACGCCCGGGACGAGCGAGTCAGCACACGAAACGCTGTCGGCCGACGAACTCTCAAAGCGAGTTGCCGAACTCGAACAGCAGGTTCAGGCCAACGAAAAACGCGCTAAGCAGAACAACGAAGGCCTATCCAACGTTCAAGAGGAGCTCAATACGAAAATTGAGGAGAACACGAAAACGCTGGAGAACCATGCCGAACAGCTTGGCACTACCAACGAGAAACTGAGCGATCTCAAAAGCGAGGTAGACAGTGGGATCGGAGAGACAGTAGCGGGAGTCATCGGTGGAGGTATCGGCACTGGGATAACAGCCCTAGGTCGGGCAGCGACAACCGACACTATACAACAAGGAATCGAAAACGGGAATGCTGTCCTTGACACGCTGGGACCGATTGGTGACGCGATGGCCGCGCATCCGGAAATGGCAGCCACTGCGAGTGCAGCCACTATGATGGCATTCACTGTCAGCGCGGCAGGCATTGGTTCCAAAAAACTATTCGAGCAAATCAAAGAGCGCTTCTTCGGAGACAAAACCGACGAAGACGAACGGCGCGAGGAAGATCAGACAGACGAAGAAGATGACAGTGTTCTTGGTATTTTCTAAGATATGAAAGGAGAGATTGAGGGAATTACAGATGATGGTATCGGCGTGAGAGTTATTGATAAAAATGGTTTCGAGCATAAAATCGAGATGCTCTTTGATGGAGAGATAGTTTATCATCATCAGAAGGGCTATCCAGATAACCCGAAGGAGCGCACAAACGAAGAGGACGAAAGCGTTGCCCAAGCCCGCCGGTTCGCCCGCTATCACGTCTACCGCGAGAAAGGATACGACACGGTTCCAAACCCGGACAACCCCGACCGGATTGCGGCAGTCTTGCTAGCCCTTATCGGACTGGACGATCAGCAGTTCGACCAGTACTTCGGGATGCTGTACGAGCAGATGGCGAGTCACGAGCGAGCGGACGTGGCTCCCGTATTGGACCTCCCGCAGGAGGTGTATTCTGAAGAATTCATCGTCTACAAACAGAACGTCTACCTCGAAGAGAGTCTCGACGCTATGCAGGACCAACTCACACAACCGGCAACCGAGGTTTTCGGGGAGGAGAACCTTCAGGAATTCCTCCAAGAGACCGGGGACGGTCTAGTGGCAAAGGCTCGCTCGTTGGTCGGCGGAGGGACAGACGAGGATGAAGATGCGTCCGAGGAACCATCCATCCCCGAAGCAGATCTGTCAATCGCGGACGTGTCGGGACTCGACACGATGTACAGTACGCCAGAGGGATACAAGACCATCGAGGGCGAGGACCCGGTCAGTCGTGAGCCAGACGCTCGCATCGAGACGCTCCCGATGGGATACACTCGTGAGCAGTTCCGGTACCACGTGGGTCACAATCTGATCTGCCAGATTCGGGATTGCTTCATCAGTATGGGTGTCGAACCGCCAGCCCAGTATCGGCTCTTAGGCCACGGGAAATTCAAGTACTCCGCGAAGTACCGCGACTTCGACTTTTACCCCGACTACTGGGACTACGAGGCCAACATCCCTGGATACAGCTCCCCAGTATAACCTTCAAGAAGGTCAGTCCGTTTTCTACAGCGAACTCCCAGGTAGAACCAATATGCGTCGAGAGCGCAACAACACATCCCAGCCGACGACAACGAGAGTGATTCTGCTGGTACCTATAAAACCGAATCAAAATCCCTGGATTCGCGAGTTAGCGCACGTGCGCCAGCAAACGGGTAGTGAGGTGTCGATGCCTCCTCAAGATGAGTTGGTGATTGGGCCGACCAACGCTTAGAGTGCGGACTGAAGAAGCCGCCCGGCAAGATACCACGGAACTCAACGGGCTACCAAAGAAGACTGGCAGACGCCCGGAGAGTGAAGCGACACGCGAAACGCTGTCGGGTGACGAACTCCCAAAGCGGGTTGTCGAACTCGAACAGGTGCAAGGCAACGAAAAACGCGCCAAACAGAACAACAAAGGGCTGTCCAACGTCCAACAGGACCTCTGTTCAGCGACGCTGGGGCTGCGACTGATGATGAAGCTGATGCGCAGCGTGAGCGAAATCAGACCGATGGTGCATCGACTACCTTCTGGTGATTTCGATGGAAGCAACCACTGTCAGAAGACGAAGTCGATGCAAGTGTCAAGATCACTTTGGACGAGTGAAATGTCTCGACAGTAATTACAAGTAGCTCTCATTTTTTAGATTGAGAATCAGACCGGATTCTCGGTCACGGCTGTCGACAGTTTGCTGAGTGAGTCAAAAGCCAATTGCTGATAGAACTTCGGTGTCGTCACCAACACTCTGTAACTGAGTTCGTATTCGGGGAGACTAACATGGTGGTCGAACTATCTCAATATCCTTACTATGACGAAGAAGTGAAATTTATTCGATATAGCAATGACGCACTTTTCGAGTTGAGCAAAGAGATGGCCCCATCCCCGATGATCTCCCACACTGATATCCAATCGTGGTACTCTGAGAACTCGGACACCGATCGCGTGCCGTGAAAGGTCACACGAGGCGCGACTTTACCTGACAGACATTTTATTTGATCGGCGGCGACAACCCACGTGTGCACCGCTCGCTTCGATTTTTGAGTTAGTCGTGAAATCGCCTTGTTCGTCGGTTTCAACGTCGGCGACAGTATCTCAAGTCCAACATACTCCGGCAATTGCACGAAAGTATGTTCAGATATTATGATATTCCTTTGATATTAAACTCGTTATTCTGAATAGATGACACAGACGGAAGACGGCGAAAACAACTGAGTACAGCCACCACCTAGACGTTGTTCACGGAGCTTCGAAGTCCGCCAGCAAACTAGCGGAACAAATAATACCGGAATATCAGCAACCGCTGTCCTATCGTAGTCCGATTATCATATCTTGTATACTGAGACGGATGAATAACAGCCATTCATTCTAGCCTGACTAGTAAAATACTTGAAATGTGAGCGGCGTTCTGCAGTACAATGCTCTGTTGACCCCGATAGAGAACCCCCGACTGCTTCCAGCGGTGAGTATCGTTCCAATAGAAGTCTGAACAGGAAATGGTCCCGACTACGCTACGCTCGACCCCCTCAGAGCCAGTCGTTTTTTCACTGTTCCTGGACAAGTATCGATCATGCATTACGGTCCTACTTTTGTAATACTGTAATTTTACACCTGGCTTTCAAAATTTCAGTTATACTGAAACAAATAGCCGGATCGATACGACATCTGGATTGCTCATATTGCGGAGAACAGGTCAGCGGGTGGGGATGAGTCGTCAGAGGGCGAGATGCAAGGAAAAGGTCAAACTCTGAGCGAAAGCCGCATTAGTGGAGAGATCTGGAATCATTGTGTGACTCATCAGTCCATGACTGCAGTAAAGACATCTTCGAGAGACTGGGTCTCCGTCTCGAAGTCCACTACCTCTATGCCGGCCTCAGACAGCGCGATTACGACGTCAGAACGAACGTCAGTCCGAGAGCATTTGACACAGATATCTGACTCACTGATCCAAGCGTCCGTAACACCGTCGATCATCTCAACCGTCTCTGGGACACGCTCAGGCGTCGAATTAACGTTTATCCTTATTGTTGGACCCTCGTTCGCCTGTCCGAGAAGCTCTTCCATCTGCGCTTCCCTAACCAAGCTCCCGTCTTTTATGATTTCGACCCGGTCGCAAACCGCTTGCACGTGCCCCAGTTGATGCGAGGAGAAAAAGACTGTCGCTCCCTTCGTGTTCTCCTCCTCAATTATCTCTTTGACCCGGGCGGCACCCAACGGATCAAGGCCCGCAATCGGCTCATCGAGGATGAGCAAATCCGGGTCTCCAACTAGTGCCATCGCAAGTCCAAGTCGTCGAGTCATACCACGTGAGTATCCTCCAGCCTTCTGCTCGGCGTCATCGGCAAGTCCAACCCGTTCAAGATAACCGAGGGGCTCGTCTTCATTATGGAGCTGGCAGGCCAACTCCACGTGGCGCAGTCCGGATAACTTCGGATATGGCGTGAATCCTTCTGAGAGGATTCCTGTTCGGTTCTTGATTGTGAGTTCGTCCGTCTGAGGGTCATGACCAAACACTCGAACCCGTCCGCTGGAGGGCCTGAGGAAGTTCACCAACATCCCAATCGTAGTCGTCTTTCCCGCTCCATTCGGCCCGAGAAATCCGTATATCTCACCACGGGAAACGCGCATGTCTAACTCGTTCACTGCGGTAACATCTCCGAACGTTCTGGTCACGTCTGTGAGCCTAATCGCAGCGCTATCTGTCGTCGGCGTTGTCTCAGTCATGGTTATTGATCAACCTCCATCCCTTCGATTCGCTTCCAAGCGTATAGTAGTGGACACACAATCCAGAGCAAAAGCACCAAACCAGCAATTGGCCACGAGAAGTACACTGGCGGGTCCAGCGATACCATCCCGGTTGACATAAAGCCCTGTCCAAAGCTATCGACTTGTCCAACAGCGATCTGATATAATTTCGGGATCATTTCTTCGTGGGGCGCAGCAACGAGGACGAGATACGCTTGAGTGGGATCTAAAATCATCCCCGATGGGAATACTCCGACGAGACCGAGAATATACGATTGCAAACCGACGAAAACGTTGACAATCACAAAAGTAACGACCATCGATACTCGCCGAGCCGTAGAGAACGAAACAGAGAGCGCAATCCCGATACTCAGCCACGCGAGTCCGTAGGCTACCGTCGAAGCTGAAAACGCGAGATAGCTCCAGACCGATGCAGTCTCGAAGTTATTTGTGATTCCAATCCAGCCGACGGCCAACGCCACAACTAACGCCAACACGAAAACGGCGATTCGACCGAGAGACATCCCGAGTAGAATTTCCTGACGCGAACAGGGCAGCGATAACATCGTCCGTATCTGTCCCTTCGTTCGGAGATTAACAATCGTCGCGTAGCCGAGCAGCAACCCGACTATCGGAATGAGAAATACGAACGAGTGAAAGTGCCAAGTGGTGTCAACAAACCCGAAGATAGCGTAGACGGCATCAACCGTCTCGGGTTTGGTGAGAATCATATAGTATGAGCTCCTCGTAGCTGCAGTCCCATCCAAAACGTCCACGTCCGTCCCGATACGCCAAGATGAGAACATCAAAAACGCAAACAGGACGAGCACTGATTTCGATTTGAACAGACGACGGCCCTCCAAGCGCGCCAAGGCACTCATTGTCCGCTTGCGTATCGCTGTCTCGCCAATTAATACCCATTCTCTACTAGTGTTGTCAGACATCATTCGAACACCTCGTTCCGAAACTGGAGGAAGCCGACGGCGGTTGGAAGGATAATCCAACCCAGAACGACAACGGCAGCCAAAGGAAGTGAGAGCAGTTGTGGTGGCAAAAATGCGAGTGGTGAGTACATACCGTCAAATAGCGAGATCAAGAAACGCGAGTACGCCTGCAAAGGGTGAACGATAATGAGCCAAGACTTCTGCGACAAGAGTAAAACGGGGGTGAAGAGTAACGCAAAACCTCCTCCAATGACTCCGATAAGTCCCTGATTCCGCGTCGAAACAAGGGCAGAGAGGGCAATTGCTGGGGAGAGTAGTGCGATCCCGTATCCGATAGTGAGCGTGCCCGCAACGAGGAAAGAGCCGGCACCAAACTTCGATCCCGTTAGCAGCAGTCCAATTCCACCGACGGCAACCCCGATACAGATCATGGAAGCAAAGGCGGCTATTCGTGTAATCACCTTGCTGAGATAGATATCACGACGAGTCACCGGAAGCGACCCGAGACACGAGAGGTTTCCTCGTTCGCGGTCGTCGATGAGTACTCCATACC contains the following coding sequences:
- a CDS encoding ABC transporter permease, which gives rise to MSALARLEGRRLFKSKSVLVLFAFLMFSSWRIGTDVDVLDGTAATRSSYYMILTKPETVDAVYAIFGFVDTTWHFHSFVFLIPIVGLLLGYATIVNLRTKGQIRTMLSLPCSRQEILLGMSLGRIAVFVLALVVALAVGWIGITNNFETASVWSYLAFSASTVAYGLAWLSIGIALSVSFSTARRVSMVVTFVIVNVFVGLQSYILGLVGVFPSGMILDPTQAYLVLVAAPHEEMIPKLYQIAVGQVDSFGQGFMSTGMVSLDPPVYFSWPIAGLVLLLWIVCPLLYAWKRIEGMEVDQ
- a CDS encoding ABC transporter permease subunit, translated to MHAEHTSNTPPRALPFRRRLFALIRVEGALLARSLLSWIIALCVVGVMVLAVVSSVTAETSSKVFLPVLVLDSGHTVASRFWFQVVDLASLVLPFLAFLFGYGVLIDDRERGNLSCLGSLPVTRRDIYLSKVITRIAAFASMICIGVAVGGIGLLLTGSKFGAGSFLVAGTLTIGYGIALLSPAIALSALVSTRNQGLIGVIGGGFALLFTPVLLLSQKSWLIIVHPLQAYSRFLISLFDGMYSPLAFLPPQLLSLPLAAVVVLGWIILPTAVGFLQFRNEVFE
- a CDS encoding ABC transporter ATP-binding protein — encoded protein: MTETTPTTDSAAIRLTDVTRTFGDVTAVNELDMRVSRGEIYGFLGPNGAGKTTTIGMLVNFLRPSSGRVRVFGHDPQTDELTIKNRTGILSEGFTPYPKLSGLRHVELACQLHNEDEPLGYLERVGLADDAEQKAGGYSRGMTRRLGLAMALVGDPDLLILDEPIAGLDPLGAARVKEIIEEENTKGATVFFSSHQLGHVQAVCDRVEIIKDGSLVREAQMEELLGQANEGPTIRINVNSTPERVPETVEMIDGVTDAWISESDICVKCSRTDVRSDVVIALSEAGIEVVDFETETQSLEDVFTAVMD